One region of Rhodophyticola sp. CCM32 genomic DNA includes:
- a CDS encoding class I SAM-dependent methyltransferase, whose protein sequence is MMTPAFFTLHADLPREGPGETADVTWAAGIAQLRPDAVICDAACGPGGDIGALLRSAPGGRVTGIDTHADFIAAARLRFQDNPRVTLQTGDMAKIKGAYDLIWCAGAVYFLGIETALNTWRQALAPGGAVAFSEPCFFTGTPSDGAQAFWDGAQVTDAAGIAAQVADAGYETLATRVISDVAWESYYRPMAARIAALRPGADAELQAVLEEGEREIALWREHRAETGYLLSVVRPV, encoded by the coding sequence ATGATGACCCCTGCATTCTTTACACTCCATGCGGATCTGCCGCGCGAAGGGCCGGGGGAAACGGCGGATGTCACCTGGGCTGCCGGAATTGCGCAACTGCGCCCGGATGCGGTGATCTGTGATGCGGCCTGCGGCCCGGGGGGCGATATCGGTGCCCTGCTCAGGTCGGCGCCCGGGGGCCGGGTGACCGGCATCGACACCCATGCGGATTTCATTGCGGCGGCCCGGTTGCGGTTTCAGGACAATCCGCGCGTGACCCTGCAAACCGGCGATATGGCCAAGATCAAAGGCGCCTATGATCTGATCTGGTGCGCGGGCGCGGTTTATTTCCTTGGCATCGAAACCGCGCTGAACACCTGGCGGCAGGCTCTGGCCCCGGGCGGTGCGGTCGCCTTCTCGGAACCCTGTTTTTTTACCGGCACCCCGTCTGACGGGGCGCAGGCCTTCTGGGACGGGGCGCAGGTCACCGATGCGGCGGGGATTGCCGCGCAGGTGGCGGATGCGGGATATGAGACACTGGCGACGCGGGTGATTTCCGATGTGGCCTGGGAAAGCTATTACCGCCCGATGGCCGCGCGGATTGCCGCACTGAGACCCGGGGCCGATGCGGAATTGCAGGCGGTGCTGGAGGAGGGTGAGCGGGAGATTGCGCTCTGGCGCGAACACCGGGCGGAAACCGGGTATCTTCTGTCTGTGGTCCGCCCCGTATGA
- the cimA gene encoding citramalate synthase — MTRERLFLFDTTLRDGQQTQGVQFATPEKIRIAEALDTLGLDYIEGGWPGANPTDSGFFEAAPKTRATMTAFGMTKRSGRSAENDAVLAGVLNAGTPAVCLVGKSHPFHVETALGITLAENLDNLSKSFSHLTARSREAIFDAEHFFDGYRANPDYALSCLKAALDAGARWVVLCDTNGGTLPDEIHRVTEAVIAAGIPGTHLGIHTHNDTETALAGSLAAVEAGARQIQGTLNGLGERCGNANLTSLIPTLLLKEPYASRYETGVSLSALEGLMRISRMLDDILNRVPHRQAPYVGASAFAHKAGLHASAILKDPSTYEHVDPARVGNTRIVPMSNQAGQSNLRRRLAEAGLDVKKGDPALPRILEEIKTREDQGYSYDTAQASFELLARDALGLLPQFFEVKRYKVTVERRKNKYNRMVSLSEAVVVLKIGDRKMFSVSESMDETGSDRGPVNALSKALAKDLGPYQRYIDDIRLVDFKVRITQGGTEAITRVIIDSEDDKGRRWSTVGVSPNIVDASFEALLDAVIWKLVRDGVQRI, encoded by the coding sequence ATGACCCGCGAGCGCCTGTTCCTTTTCGACACCACGCTGCGCGACGGGCAGCAGACCCAGGGCGTGCAATTCGCGACGCCCGAGAAAATCCGCATTGCCGAGGCGCTTGATACGCTTGGTCTGGACTATATCGAAGGCGGCTGGCCCGGGGCGAACCCCACCGATAGCGGATTTTTCGAGGCCGCCCCAAAGACCCGGGCGACCATGACCGCCTTCGGCATGACCAAACGCAGCGGCCGCTCGGCCGAGAATGACGCGGTTCTGGCGGGCGTCTTGAACGCGGGCACGCCTGCGGTCTGTCTGGTGGGCAAATCGCACCCGTTCCATGTGGAAACCGCCCTTGGCATCACGCTTGCGGAAAATCTCGACAATCTTTCCAAATCCTTCTCCCATCTGACCGCCCGGTCCCGCGAGGCGATCTTCGATGCGGAACATTTCTTTGACGGCTACCGGGCGAACCCGGACTATGCCCTGTCCTGCCTGAAGGCGGCGCTGGATGCGGGCGCCCGTTGGGTGGTGCTGTGCGACACCAATGGCGGCACCTTGCCCGATGAGATCCACCGGGTGACCGAAGCGGTGATCGCCGCAGGTATCCCCGGCACCCATCTGGGCATCCACACCCATAATGATACGGAAACCGCCCTGGCCGGCAGTCTGGCGGCGGTGGAGGCAGGCGCACGCCAGATACAGGGCACGCTGAACGGGTTGGGCGAACGCTGCGGCAATGCCAATCTGACCAGCCTGATCCCGACGCTGCTGCTGAAAGAGCCCTATGCCAGCCGGTATGAGACCGGTGTCAGCCTGTCCGCGCTTGAGGGGCTGATGCGCATCTCGCGGATGCTGGATGACATCCTGAACCGGGTGCCGCACCGGCAGGCGCCCTATGTGGGGGCCTCGGCCTTTGCCCATAAGGCGGGGCTTCATGCCAGTGCGATCCTGAAAGACCCCAGCACCTATGAACATGTCGATCCGGCCCGGGTTGGCAATACCCGGATTGTGCCGATGTCGAACCAGGCCGGGCAATCCAACCTGCGCCGCCGTCTGGCCGAGGCGGGACTTGACGTGAAAAAGGGTGATCCCGCCCTGCCGCGCATTCTGGAAGAGATCAAGACGCGCGAGGATCAGGGCTATTCCTATGACACCGCCCAGGCCAGTTTTGAGCTTCTGGCCCGCGACGCGCTTGGGCTTCTGCCGCAATTTTTCGAGGTCAAACGCTATAAGGTCACGGTTGAACGGCGAAAGAACAAATACAACCGCATGGTCAGCCTGTCCGAGGCCGTGGTGGTGTTGAAGATCGGCGACAGGAAAATGTTCTCGGTCAGCGAGTCGATGGATGAAACCGGCAGCGACCGGGGACCGGTCAACGCGCTTTCCAAGGCGCTGGCCAAGGATCTGGGGCCGTATCAGCGCTATATCGACGATATCCGTCTGGTCGATTTCAAGGTGCGCATCACCCAGGGCGGCACCGAGGCCATTACCCGCGTCATCATCGACAGCGAGGATGACAAGGGCCGTCGCTGGTCGACCGTGGGGGTGTCGCCCAATATCGTCGATGCCTCGTTTGAGGCATTGCTGGATGCGGTGATATGGAAACTGGTCCGCGACGGGGTGCAACGCATATGA